In one Solanum dulcamara chromosome 1, daSolDulc1.2, whole genome shotgun sequence genomic region, the following are encoded:
- the LOC129887571 gene encoding CASP-like protein 4D1, protein MGKAVIMVVRLVTLVCLVGSLILLLTSNQYSDNERLFYTDDQLLTKFNDFRVYVYMLVCIGVGFGYNLFQTLLSLSIGVSLLDLFGDMIITNILISGAAATYNFTLELNRTTDLEPNCFFNKIFVSAGLSLLATLFTLMA, encoded by the exons atgggaAAAGCAGTGATAATGGTGGTGAGACTTGTTACTTTAGTTTGCCTTGTGGGATCCCTCATCCTCCTCCTTACAAGTAATCAGTATTCCGACAATGAACGCCTTTTCTACACAGACGATCAGCTTCTAACTAAATTTAACGATTTTCGTGTTTATGT TTATATGCTGGTTTGCATTGGCGTGGGATTTGGTTATAACCTCTTTCAAACACTTCTCTCGCTAAGCATTGGAGTTAGCCTTTTAGATCTATTTGGTGACATG ATCATAACAAATATACTGATTTCAGGCGCAGCTGCAACTTATAATTTTACACTGGAATTGAACCGCACAACCGACCTAGAGCCCAATTGTTTCTTCAACAAGATCTTTGTATCTGCAGGGCTTTCTCTACTAGCAACTCTCTTCACATtaat ggcgtga